Proteins encoded in a region of the Geoalkalibacter sp. genome:
- a CDS encoding MinD/ParA family protein yields the protein MEMLQERLDQAGTLRSLSERFGATRAAEAETGRKAARVLSVTSGKGGVGKTAVVSNVALALARLGKKVLIIDADLGLANIDVVFGLAPQYNLNHFFSGERSLSEIMVEGPGGIKILPAGSGMQTVTRLSSEQKMKFLNELDSLHGDFEIVIIDTEAGISDNVTYFNVAAQDILVVTTPEPTAITDAYALMKLLSVQYHEKRFNLIVNSVTSSEEALDVYRKLTMVSNRYLDISIDYLGCIPQDKRMREAVRRQKVMVDLFPKTKASSAFEDIARNLVAGQAEPSPKGSLQFFWRRLLSFGQGA from the coding sequence ATGGAGATGTTGCAGGAACGACTGGATCAGGCCGGAACCCTGCGTTCGCTCAGCGAGCGCTTCGGCGCGACGCGCGCGGCGGAGGCCGAGACCGGACGCAAGGCGGCGCGGGTGCTGTCGGTGACCAGCGGCAAGGGCGGGGTGGGCAAGACCGCCGTGGTGTCCAACGTCGCCCTGGCCCTGGCGCGGCTGGGGAAAAAGGTGCTGATCATCGACGCCGATCTCGGCCTGGCCAATATCGACGTGGTCTTCGGCCTTGCTCCCCAATACAACCTCAACCACTTCTTTAGCGGCGAGCGCAGCTTGAGCGAAATCATGGTCGAGGGCCCCGGCGGCATCAAGATCCTGCCCGCGGGCTCGGGCATGCAGACCGTGACGCGCCTGAGCTCCGAGCAGAAAATGAAGTTTCTCAACGAGCTCGACAGCCTGCACGGCGACTTCGAGATCGTCATCATCGACACCGAGGCGGGGATTTCCGACAACGTCACCTACTTCAACGTGGCCGCCCAGGATATTCTCGTCGTCACCACCCCGGAACCCACCGCCATCACCGACGCCTACGCGCTGATGAAGCTGCTCTCGGTGCAATATCATGAAAAGCGCTTCAACCTCATCGTCAACTCGGTGACCAGCAGCGAGGAGGCCCTTGACGTCTACCGCAAGCTGACCATGGTGTCCAACCGCTATCTGGACATCTCCATCGATTATCTGGGCTGCATTCCCCAGGACAAGCGCATGCGCGAGGCGGTGCGCCGCCAGAAGGTGATGGTCGATCTGTTTCCCAAGACCAAGGCCAGTTCGGCCTTCGAGGACATCGCGCGCAATCTGGTCGCGGGGCAGGCCGAGCCCAGCCCCAAGGGCAGCCTGCAATTCTTCTGGCGGCGGCTGCTGTCCTTCGGTCAGGGAGCCTGA
- a CDS encoding FliA/WhiG family RNA polymerase sigma factor translates to MNPPEYYYPPANDQRSRLVEEHLPLVNFLVERMVTQVPASMTRDDLASAAMMGLLDAANRFDPTRGILFKTFAEHRMRGAMLDEARRTDWFSRSLRDKQTRLTRALEQLEQQLGRAAEEHEIAEALELDLESYRDLLTEVSHLGCVSLHQTIDEYEEGRTFIDNLPDPQAVTPLEAMERRELTRELAEHLERLTEKERLVISLYYYEELTQKEIAEVLSLTEGRVSQLHSQALHKLKARLSSTLKRRR, encoded by the coding sequence ATGAACCCTCCGGAATACTATTATCCGCCCGCCAACGACCAGCGCAGCCGCCTGGTGGAAGAGCATCTGCCCCTGGTCAATTTCCTGGTGGAGCGCATGGTCACCCAGGTGCCGGCGTCCATGACCCGCGACGACCTGGCCAGCGCGGCGATGATGGGGCTGCTCGACGCCGCCAACCGCTTCGACCCGACGCGCGGCATCCTCTTCAAGACCTTCGCCGAGCACCGCATGCGCGGCGCCATGCTCGACGAGGCGCGGCGCACCGACTGGTTCTCGCGCTCCCTGCGCGACAAGCAGACCCGCCTCACCCGCGCCCTGGAGCAGCTCGAGCAGCAGCTCGGCCGCGCGGCCGAGGAGCATGAAATCGCAGAGGCCCTGGAACTGGATCTGGAGAGCTACCGCGACCTGCTCACGGAGGTGAGTCATCTGGGCTGCGTCAGTCTGCATCAGACCATCGACGAGTACGAGGAGGGGCGCACCTTCATCGACAATCTCCCCGATCCCCAGGCCGTGACGCCCCTGGAGGCCATGGAGCGGCGCGAGCTGACCCGCGAGCTGGCCGAGCACTTGGAGCGGCTCACGGAAAAGGAGCGCCTGGTGATCAGCCTCTACTACTACGAGGAGCTCACCCAGAAAGAGATCGCCGAGGTGCTCAGCCTCACCGAAGGGCGCGTGTCCCAACTGCACAGCCAGGCCCTGCACAAGCTCAAGGCACGTCTGAGCAGCACCCTCAAGCGGCGCCGCTGA